A single region of the Thermotoga profunda AZM34c06 genome encodes:
- a CDS encoding 50S ribosomal protein L25 produces MQLTANLRTKQGKRAVRRFRAKGNIPAVIYGPETKPISITLNKFEVEKIFHKISEALPLKLELNTGDRVETLEVFIKNVQVDKVTDEIVHIDFYKPAKGHTMKISIPVRVVGKAEGVEKGGIMEVLHSELPVETLPSAVVEYIEIDVTKLGLGQSIHVKDLKLPEGMKALLNPQEAVVTIVVPRGLAAEEEVKPAETTAEPEVIKKGKKEEEEAEEEK; encoded by the coding sequence ATGCAACTTACAGCAAATTTAAGGACCAAGCAAGGAAAAAGGGCTGTCAGAAGATTTAGAGCAAAAGGCAATATACCTGCTGTGATTTATGGACCAGAGACAAAACCGATAAGCATCACCTTGAACAAATTTGAGGTAGAAAAGATATTTCACAAGATTTCTGAAGCCCTGCCTTTGAAACTTGAGTTAAACACAGGCGATCGCGTTGAGACATTAGAAGTTTTCATCAAAAATGTACAGGTCGACAAGGTTACAGATGAGATAGTTCACATTGATTTTTACAAACCTGCCAAAGGTCACACAATGAAGATAAGTATTCCGGTCCGTGTTGTTGGTAAAGCCGAAGGAGTTGAAAAAGGCGGGATCATGGAAGTGTTACACAGCGAATTACCTGTTGAAACCTTGCCTTCAGCTGTGGTTGAGTACATAGAGATAGATGTGACAAAACTCGGACTTGGACAATCTATTCATGTAAAAGATCTGAAATTACCAGAAGGTATGAAGGCTTTGTTGAATCCACAGGAAGCAGTAGTAACGATTGTTGTACCTCGCGGTCTCGCTGCAGAGGAAGAGGTCAAACCAGCAGAAACAACAGCTGAACCAGAAGTCATAAAGAAAGGCAAGAAAGAAGAAGAGGAAGCTGAAGAAGAGAAGTGA
- the glmU gene encoding bifunctional UDP-N-acetylglucosamine diphosphorylase/glucosamine-1-phosphate N-acetyltransferase GlmU, protein MVSLILAAGMSSRMKSKYPKVTHRLCGKPMIQWVLDAVFGVADKVCVVVGHQAEMVKQVLPDNVDVAYQAEQLGTAHAVMSAKNFINPTDDVLILYGDMPLIRQETLQKIIRAHHSGDYDVTIVSVDMADPTGYGRIIKDDAGEFVKIVEEFDASEEEKKIREINTGVYVFKGEKLLEVLPKVKHENRKNEYYLTDAVGLLEKVNVYKDSNAEDFSGVNNRIQLAEVERILRRRILEKLMLEGVTIIDPLSTYIDANVKIGRDTVIYPMSFLEGETSVGEDCVIGPMTRIVNCVIEDRVTVTRSECVGAHIMCDVSVGPFSRLREGTVLYPKVKIGNFVEVKNSKIGPNTKAQHLTYLGDSQIGENVNVGAGTITCNFDGKKKNQTVIEDQVFIGSNTALVAPVRIKKGAFVAAGSTITQDVPEWSLAIARARQENKPDWVLKKKQKEEG, encoded by the coding sequence ATGGTGAGCCTCATACTTGCGGCGGGAATGAGCAGTAGGATGAAATCAAAATACCCAAAAGTTACTCATCGTCTGTGCGGCAAGCCCATGATTCAGTGGGTCCTCGATGCTGTTTTTGGAGTGGCAGACAAAGTATGTGTAGTTGTTGGTCATCAAGCAGAGATGGTGAAACAAGTTCTTCCTGATAATGTAGATGTGGCGTATCAAGCAGAGCAGCTTGGTACAGCACACGCAGTTATGAGTGCAAAAAACTTTATAAACCCAACAGATGATGTGTTAATTCTATACGGTGATATGCCATTGATAAGGCAAGAAACACTACAGAAAATCATTAGAGCACACCATTCTGGTGATTATGACGTGACAATTGTATCAGTGGATATGGCTGATCCGACAGGTTATGGGAGGATTATCAAGGATGATGCCGGTGAATTTGTAAAGATAGTAGAGGAATTCGATGCTTCAGAAGAGGAAAAAAAGATTAGAGAAATAAATACAGGTGTTTATGTTTTCAAAGGTGAGAAATTGTTAGAAGTACTTCCAAAGGTAAAGCACGAAAACCGTAAGAATGAATATTATCTAACAGATGCGGTCGGTTTGCTTGAAAAAGTTAATGTGTACAAAGATAGTAATGCCGAGGATTTCTCTGGTGTAAACAATCGAATTCAGCTTGCGGAAGTTGAGAGAATACTAAGACGGCGCATACTTGAAAAACTCATGCTTGAAGGTGTAACAATTATTGATCCACTGTCTACATACATAGATGCTAATGTTAAGATTGGTAGGGACACTGTCATATATCCGATGAGTTTCTTGGAAGGTGAAACTTCAGTTGGTGAAGATTGCGTGATAGGTCCAATGACTCGTATCGTAAACTGTGTGATAGAAGATCGAGTTACCGTGACAAGATCGGAATGTGTAGGTGCTCACATTATGTGTGATGTTTCGGTTGGACCATTTAGTAGGTTGAGAGAAGGTACAGTCTTGTATCCAAAAGTCAAGATTGGGAATTTTGTGGAAGTGAAAAATTCAAAGATAGGGCCAAATACGAAGGCACAGCATTTAACGTATCTTGGAGATTCGCAAATAGGTGAAAATGTGAATGTAGGAGCTGGTACGATAACATGCAATTTCGATGGTAAGAAGAAAAATCAAACAGTAATAGAAGATCAGGTTTTCATTGGAAGTAACACGGCATTAGTTGCACCTGTGCGGATTAAGAAGGGAGCATTCGTTGCAGCAGGCTCAACGATAACTCAGGATGTACCAGAATGGAGTTTGGCAATAGCAAGAGCAAGACAGGAAAACAAACCAGATTGGGTTCTGAAGAAAAAACAAAAGGAGGAAGGCTGA
- the deoC gene encoding deoxyribose-phosphate aldolase, protein MNNIEYAIEERIVKYKKEYSFQIEDRKVTIDELKQSIEHTLLKPTATLEEISNLCDEAIKYGFYGVCVNPSFVKYAVDRLSGSKVKVVSVVGFPLGAVTQFVKARETAELVQLGADEIDMVIHVGMLKSKEWTYVYEDICSVVEAANGRPVKVIIETCYLSDEEKIAACVLSELARANFVKTSTGFGTAGATVQDVHLMKWCSEKLSVKASGGIRSFSQAIELIKAGASRIGTSSSVKILSEGVEG, encoded by the coding sequence GTGAACAATATAGAATATGCTATTGAAGAGAGAATAGTGAAATACAAAAAAGAATATTCATTCCAGATTGAAGATAGAAAAGTTACTATCGATGAACTTAAGCAATCTATTGAACACACTCTACTCAAACCAACTGCGACATTAGAAGAGATCTCGAATTTATGTGATGAAGCCATAAAATACGGATTCTATGGTGTTTGCGTAAATCCTTCTTTTGTGAAGTATGCAGTCGACAGACTGAGTGGATCTAAGGTAAAGGTAGTGAGCGTAGTTGGGTTTCCGCTTGGTGCCGTGACTCAATTTGTCAAGGCAAGAGAAACTGCAGAATTGGTTCAACTTGGTGCTGATGAGATCGATATGGTGATTCATGTGGGTATGCTTAAATCGAAAGAATGGACCTATGTCTATGAAGATATTTGTTCAGTAGTTGAAGCTGCCAATGGTAGACCAGTGAAGGTTATAATTGAGACATGTTATCTCAGCGATGAAGAAAAGATAGCCGCTTGCGTATTGAGTGAATTGGCAAGGGCTAACTTTGTCAAGACTTCAACGGGTTTTGGAACCGCTGGAGCGACAGTTCAAGATGTTCATCTCATGAAATGGTGCTCTGAAAAACTCTCGGTTAAAGCATCTGGTGGCATCAGGAGTTTCTCGCAGGCGATTGAGTTAATAAAAGCCGGAGCGAGTAGAATAGGTACAAGTTCCTCAGTTAAAATACTCTCAGAGGGGGTGGAGGGATGA
- a CDS encoding cyclodeaminase/cyclohydrolase family protein, which yields MNFAKLSIREFVEKVSDKSPTPGGGAVSALVGALAASLIEMVANLTLSRSDYSDWHAEMERIVSTMQEKRTILLDCIDLDVKAFDQVMSAYRLPKNTVEEKEKRSQAIQESLKQAARVPYETCRHLKEILKQAVAVAQWGNINAISDVVSAAELAEGAFNSAKANVLINLKSLKDEKFKENLLHELKTFTGEVEGALKSVREITAQRADIRV from the coding sequence ATGAATTTTGCCAAGCTCTCAATAAGGGAATTTGTTGAGAAAGTCTCTGATAAAAGTCCAACACCAGGTGGTGGCGCCGTTAGTGCGCTGGTTGGTGCTTTGGCTGCTTCATTAATTGAAATGGTTGCCAATCTCACTCTTTCAAGGTCAGATTATTCTGACTGGCATGCAGAGATGGAGAGAATTGTGAGTACAATGCAGGAAAAACGAACGATCTTACTTGATTGCATAGATCTTGATGTAAAAGCCTTTGATCAAGTTATGAGTGCGTACAGGTTGCCAAAAAACACTGTAGAAGAGAAAGAAAAGAGAAGTCAGGCAATTCAAGAGTCACTAAAACAAGCCGCACGTGTACCTTATGAGACTTGTCGCCATTTGAAAGAAATTTTGAAGCAGGCGGTAGCTGTTGCGCAATGGGGTAATATAAATGCAATTTCTGATGTTGTAAGTGCGGCTGAACTTGCGGAAGGTGCTTTTAATTCTGCCAAGGCAAATGTCTTGATAAATTTAAAGTCACTCAAAGATGAGAAATTCAAAGAGAATCTTCTGCACGAATTGAAAACTTTCACAGGTGAAGTGGAAGGAGCGTTGAAGAGTGTCAGAGAAATCACAGCTCAAAGGGCAGACATTAGGGTTTGA
- the priA gene encoding replication restart helicase PriA — protein MRKTFLYSFGDNLELGERVLVDFNNRVTIGYIVGSVESKPGIKTITERIDGASFLSVHDVKMIKWASERFYSPIGQLFDLMIPTFVDEYAEVFVEPISDLIGLERLRLKDFLSVHGEKVLDNYLKKGFVKLRKVPAMKTPKPRLRELFVILNSSLGESLRIAKTPDEYDVINYLFSGEGATVGQVIEATGVGIEKLRRMEKKGLIRFTQTPILHNLVWEKNDLSLPSGLECKEWLVVKGSIERRFKVISDVLRKTLEEGKSVLYLIPLSSQIPYLTGMLQKYLGVEICVYHGGISKSQKAMTWFNAIKGEPKIFVGTRIGVFLPIKNLGLVVVESNEDESYYQFDEPVYDAVEMARRKALMMNIPIILSSTTGRIDDYHRLDKSRIFNLPDDSKNILVIDTRKQTSFLSDKLLEQMRDTLENNRGIIITVRRKGYAPFVTCAICGYTVICPKCDVAMSFHKSANLYKCHQCGHTEPVDDLCPKCGTRALYPKGYGTERIEKIIRYHFPSARIVRIDSDEMSYSTMFNRFVEFERGEIDILIGTRLVLHGFRLERVGLIAFLDLDGLLFQPDYNSRVHIFQQLCQGSEMVRNGKMIVQTSEVENEVIKHLFTFDTEKFYFKELQKRKDLDYPPFGDLVQVVLESEDPSIGWEIVSSCANSLSDEKILGPVEHPVFKLKGKYRFHFLVKTDALMRTLQKLDEVFTKLGKKGWRVLVNPPRLW, from the coding sequence TTGAGAAAGACTTTTTTATACTCCTTTGGGGATAATCTCGAGTTGGGAGAACGTGTGCTTGTTGATTTCAATAACAGAGTCACCATCGGATATATTGTAGGATCGGTAGAATCTAAACCTGGTATTAAGACGATAACAGAAAGGATAGATGGTGCAAGTTTCTTATCTGTTCATGACGTTAAGATGATCAAGTGGGCTTCTGAACGTTTTTATTCTCCCATTGGACAGTTATTTGATCTGATGATACCGACATTTGTTGATGAGTATGCCGAAGTTTTCGTCGAACCGATATCTGATTTGATAGGTTTAGAAAGATTGAGGTTGAAAGATTTTCTCTCTGTTCATGGAGAAAAAGTCCTCGACAATTATTTAAAAAAAGGTTTTGTGAAATTACGAAAAGTCCCTGCGATGAAAACTCCAAAGCCAAGGTTGAGAGAACTTTTTGTAATTTTGAATTCATCACTTGGAGAATCACTTCGTATTGCGAAAACACCTGATGAGTATGATGTCATCAACTATCTTTTTTCAGGAGAAGGAGCCACAGTCGGTCAGGTGATCGAAGCGACTGGAGTGGGTATAGAAAAACTCAGGAGAATGGAAAAAAAGGGTTTGATAAGATTCACACAAACTCCTATTTTGCACAATCTTGTTTGGGAGAAAAACGATCTGTCTTTACCATCTGGACTTGAATGTAAAGAATGGTTAGTGGTTAAAGGATCGATCGAAAGAAGGTTCAAAGTAATCTCTGATGTTTTAAGAAAAACACTTGAAGAAGGTAAATCGGTACTTTACCTTATTCCTCTTTCATCACAGATACCGTATTTAACAGGGATGCTGCAAAAGTATCTTGGTGTAGAAATCTGTGTCTATCATGGCGGAATATCAAAGTCTCAAAAAGCTATGACGTGGTTCAATGCAATCAAAGGAGAGCCAAAGATCTTCGTTGGTACACGAATAGGCGTTTTTTTGCCGATAAAAAACTTGGGGCTTGTTGTTGTAGAGAGTAATGAAGACGAGAGTTATTATCAATTCGATGAACCGGTTTATGATGCCGTTGAAATGGCGAGAAGAAAGGCTCTAATGATGAATATACCGATCATCCTCTCTTCAACAACTGGTCGGATAGATGATTACCACCGTTTGGATAAATCCAGGATTTTCAACCTGCCAGATGACTCAAAGAATATCCTTGTTATTGATACAAGAAAGCAAACCAGTTTTCTTTCAGACAAGTTGCTCGAGCAGATGAGAGATACACTTGAAAATAACAGGGGAATTATTATAACCGTTAGAAGGAAAGGTTATGCACCTTTCGTCACTTGTGCGATTTGTGGATATACAGTCATATGTCCAAAATGTGATGTGGCGATGTCTTTTCACAAATCTGCGAATTTGTATAAATGTCATCAATGCGGTCATACCGAACCTGTTGATGATCTGTGTCCGAAATGTGGAACTCGCGCTTTATATCCAAAGGGATATGGAACAGAGAGAATAGAGAAGATTATCAGATACCATTTTCCATCAGCGAGAATAGTGAGAATCGATAGTGATGAAATGAGTTATTCAACGATGTTTAATCGATTTGTTGAGTTCGAACGAGGAGAGATAGATATTCTCATAGGCACAAGATTGGTTTTGCATGGTTTTAGACTTGAAAGAGTTGGATTGATAGCCTTTTTAGATCTTGATGGATTGTTGTTTCAGCCAGACTATAACTCCAGAGTGCATATTTTTCAACAGCTTTGCCAAGGGAGCGAAATGGTGAGAAATGGAAAAATGATCGTTCAGACTTCGGAGGTTGAGAATGAAGTTATAAAACATCTGTTTACTTTTGATACAGAAAAATTTTACTTCAAAGAGTTACAAAAAAGAAAGGACTTGGATTATCCTCCCTTTGGTGATTTAGTTCAGGTAGTTCTTGAAAGTGAGGATCCATCGATAGGATGGGAGATAGTGAGTTCTTGTGCAAACTCACTGAGTGATGAAAAGATCCTTGGACCTGTTGAACACCCTGTTTTCAAACTGAAGGGTAAGTACAGATTTCATTTTTTGGTCAAAACAGATGCTCTCATGAGAACTTTGCAGAAGTTGGATGAGGTATTCACAAAACTTGGAAAGAAAGGTTGGAGGGTTTTAGTGAATCCTCCACGTCTATGGTGA
- the tgt gene encoding tRNA guanosine(34) transglycosylase Tgt, which translates to MSEKSQLKGQTLGFEIKVCNGKARVGKLHTSHGVFDTPIFMPVGTNANVKLMRADDLKSIGVGILLGNSYHLAVKPGLDVIKIHGGLHSFMNWNGGILTDSGGFQVFSLRDLRQINDDGVLIRSPVDGSKLFLTPELSIEIQRVLGSDIVMVLDHCPGPMDSYEEALKSLRRTHQWADRCLKYGVNEGQMLFAIAQGGMYEDLRRLSAQELAKMPFDGFAVGGLSLGEEFEKTLHLTGVTVESLPIEKPRYFMGGGSPELIVHLVEIGVDMFDSVFPTRLARHGTALTFKGRLNIKSARFKDDLDPIEEGCDCIACKNYTRSYIHHLFDRGEALGGILLTNHNLRFMMRFMERLRRSIYDGTFVDLKKEVINSYVKGEGDKLCYDSVDNTVFG; encoded by the coding sequence GTGTCAGAGAAATCACAGCTCAAAGGGCAGACATTAGGGTTTGAGATAAAAGTTTGTAACGGGAAAGCGCGCGTTGGGAAACTTCATACATCACATGGTGTCTTTGACACTCCTATCTTTATGCCCGTTGGAACAAATGCAAATGTTAAATTGATGCGCGCTGATGATTTGAAAAGTATAGGAGTTGGAATTCTTTTGGGAAATTCCTATCATTTAGCTGTTAAACCTGGATTAGATGTGATAAAAATCCATGGTGGTTTACATAGCTTTATGAACTGGAATGGTGGTATACTTACTGATAGTGGTGGATTTCAGGTTTTCAGTCTACGGGATTTGCGCCAGATAAATGATGATGGCGTGTTGATAAGGTCGCCAGTCGATGGCTCTAAATTGTTCCTGACACCAGAACTTTCAATTGAGATACAAAGGGTGCTGGGTTCTGACATTGTTATGGTCCTTGATCACTGTCCAGGACCCATGGACAGTTATGAAGAAGCGCTCAAATCTTTGAGAAGAACCCATCAATGGGCAGATAGGTGTTTGAAATACGGTGTTAATGAAGGGCAGATGTTGTTTGCAATAGCGCAGGGTGGGATGTACGAAGATCTTCGACGGTTAAGCGCTCAAGAGCTCGCCAAAATGCCTTTTGATGGTTTTGCAGTAGGTGGACTGAGCCTTGGAGAGGAATTTGAGAAGACTTTACACTTAACCGGTGTTACAGTAGAATCTTTACCCATAGAAAAGCCAAGGTATTTTATGGGTGGTGGGTCACCGGAATTAATAGTTCACCTTGTAGAAATCGGCGTTGATATGTTTGATAGCGTCTTTCCAACAAGGCTTGCAAGACACGGTACGGCGTTGACTTTCAAGGGAAGATTGAACATAAAGTCTGCAAGGTTCAAGGACGACTTGGATCCGATAGAAGAAGGTTGTGATTGCATAGCCTGCAAAAACTATACAAGATCATATATACATCATTTGTTCGACCGAGGCGAAGCTCTTGGTGGAATATTGCTTACAAATCATAATTTGCGTTTCATGATGAGATTTATGGAGCGATTGAGACGTTCAATTTACGATGGAACCTTTGTCGATCTGAAGAAGGAGGTGATCAATTCATATGTCAAGGGTGAGGGTGATAAGCTTTGTTATGATTCTGTTGACAATACTGTGTTTGGGTGA
- the lgt gene encoding prolipoprotein diacylglyceryl transferase — translation MLKLLIFIVISILCSIFLIQVFRGELILSSAILKFGRFELRYYSVLILFGIAISYYLARKSAKRENIILDQLDELIFYAVIFGILGARLFYVIFNWRYYQRNPIEILMLWHGGLAIQGAVVFAIVTFAFYTKLKKKISFSTFQILDLGAAYLPLGQAIGRWGNLFNYEAFGAPTNLPWKMYVPAKFRPFGYSQFEYFHPTFLYECLWDLFVFFILTQFMKKYRKNFGEVFSLYLCLYSLGRICIEKLRLDSLYLGNLRTAQLFSALMILIGFGLFLYRRRDLS, via the coding sequence ATGTTGAAGTTATTGATTTTTATCGTAATTTCAATTCTGTGCTCGATCTTTCTCATACAAGTGTTCCGTGGGGAACTCATTTTATCAAGTGCTATATTAAAATTCGGAAGATTCGAACTTCGTTATTACTCTGTTTTAATTCTCTTCGGAATAGCCATTTCTTATTATCTTGCAAGAAAAAGTGCAAAAAGAGAGAATATCATTTTAGATCAACTTGATGAACTCATCTTTTATGCCGTGATCTTTGGAATATTAGGAGCAAGGCTTTTTTACGTCATCTTCAATTGGAGGTATTATCAAAGAAATCCCATTGAAATCTTGATGTTGTGGCATGGGGGATTGGCAATACAAGGAGCAGTTGTTTTTGCCATAGTTACTTTTGCTTTCTACACCAAATTGAAAAAAAAGATCAGCTTTAGTACATTTCAAATTCTTGATCTTGGTGCTGCATACCTTCCATTAGGTCAAGCGATAGGTAGATGGGGAAATCTTTTCAATTATGAAGCCTTTGGAGCACCAACAAATCTGCCATGGAAGATGTATGTGCCAGCTAAGTTTCGACCATTTGGTTATTCTCAATTTGAGTATTTTCATCCGACTTTTTTATATGAGTGTCTTTGGGATCTTTTTGTCTTTTTTATTTTGACTCAATTCATGAAGAAATATCGAAAGAATTTTGGTGAGGTTTTTTCGCTCTATTTGTGTCTTTATTCACTTGGCAGAATCTGCATTGAAAAACTGAGGCTTGACAGTCTTTATTTGGGTAATCTGC
- a CDS encoding ribose-phosphate pyrophosphokinase, with translation MPFQRNDLKFFSGNSNPELAKRVADYLGLRLGDCQVSRFSDGEINVKINETVRGHDVFVLQSFSPPVNENVMELLIMIDAFKRASANSIAVVIPYYGYARQDRKAKGRDPITAKLLANLITVAGATRVLTVDLHAEQIQGFFDIPLDNLYSFPVFSEEISKIYKEEKGDLVVVAPDVGAVRRASKFAEKLGVPLAILDKRRPADNVAEVVHVIGDVKDKITLMFDDIIDTGGTLVQGAEILKKSGARRILACATHGVLSGNAVERIQKSGIDKVYITDTVYHKELPEKFCVFSMASLLGEAIIRIRKNLSVSILFR, from the coding sequence ATGCCATTTCAGCGGAACGATCTGAAGTTTTTCTCAGGTAATTCAAACCCCGAGCTCGCCAAACGTGTTGCCGACTATCTGGGACTAAGACTTGGAGATTGTCAGGTTTCTCGCTTTTCAGACGGAGAGATCAATGTCAAGATAAATGAAACGGTTAGAGGACATGATGTTTTTGTTTTACAGTCTTTTTCACCACCGGTGAATGAAAATGTCATGGAACTTTTGATCATGATCGACGCATTCAAACGTGCATCGGCAAATAGTATAGCAGTTGTGATACCTTATTATGGTTATGCACGCCAAGATAGGAAAGCCAAAGGTAGAGACCCAATAACAGCTAAATTACTGGCAAATCTCATCACTGTTGCCGGCGCAACGAGAGTACTCACAGTTGATCTTCATGCAGAACAGATCCAGGGGTTTTTTGACATTCCGCTGGATAACCTGTACAGTTTTCCGGTTTTTAGCGAGGAAATATCGAAGATCTACAAGGAAGAGAAAGGTGATTTAGTTGTTGTCGCACCAGATGTAGGTGCTGTTCGTAGGGCAAGTAAGTTTGCAGAAAAACTTGGAGTCCCTTTGGCGATACTTGATAAACGAAGACCTGCTGATAATGTGGCTGAGGTTGTTCATGTCATAGGTGATGTTAAAGATAAAATAACGCTTATGTTTGACGATATAATTGATACAGGTGGAACACTCGTCCAAGGTGCAGAGATCTTGAAAAAATCTGGTGCAAGGCGTATACTTGCATGTGCAACTCATGGTGTTCTTTCGGGTAACGCTGTCGAAAGGATTCAAAAAAGTGGCATCGATAAAGTCTATATAACTGATACCGTGTATCACAAAGAGTTACCAGAGAAATTCTGTGTGTTCAGCATGGCTTCTTTGTTGGGAGAGGCAATCATAAGAATAAGAAAAAATCTTTCGGTGAGTATATTGTTCAGATGA
- the pyrR gene encoding bifunctional pyr operon transcriptional regulator/uracil phosphoribosyltransferase PyrR: MVNKIKVLNAEDIKRSLMRIAHEIVEKNHGVDQLVFIGIMTRGVFLARRLAGFVKSIEGKELPIGELDVGPYRDDEKRTSEDKTKMDFSIDNKTVVLIDDVLFTGRTVRAALDALSDRGRPRCVQLAVLVDRGHRELPIRPDFVGKNLPTSKNRERVNVTLNEIDGEDAVYIVHMEE, encoded by the coding sequence ATGGTGAACAAGATCAAAGTATTGAATGCCGAAGATATAAAAAGGTCTTTGATGAGAATAGCCCATGAGATTGTTGAAAAAAACCACGGTGTTGACCAATTGGTCTTTATTGGTATCATGACACGAGGTGTATTCTTGGCACGAAGACTTGCTGGCTTTGTGAAATCGATAGAGGGAAAAGAGTTACCAATTGGTGAGCTTGATGTTGGACCGTATAGAGATGACGAAAAGCGCACAAGTGAAGATAAAACAAAGATGGATTTTTCAATAGACAATAAGACAGTCGTGTTGATTGACGATGTACTTTTCACCGGTCGTACGGTTCGAGCTGCACTTGATGCGCTTTCAGATCGCGGGAGACCTCGCTGTGTTCAATTAGCTGTGCTTGTAGATAGGGGACACAGGGAATTGCCAATAAGACCAGACTTTGTGGGGAAAAATCTTCCTACCTCTAAGAACCGGGAAAGGGTTAATGTCACTTTGAACGAGATAGACGGCGAGGATGCTGTTTATATAGTTCATATGGAGGAATAA
- the pth gene encoding aminoacyl-tRNA hydrolase — protein MKLVFGLGNPGPRYALNRHNVGFMFVDKYCHLKKCLQWQRNSLYSFSLCDQLSLIKPLTYMNLSGRAVKQALSDFDCTINDIIVVYDDVDLAIGRIRIRPSGSSGGHKGLQSIIDNVNTTDFIRVRIGIGPKPKNVDLVDFVLQDFEDEQLIVLDRVFDVTVNAVEMIINEGVGKAMSVFNSYEVIL, from the coding sequence GTGAAATTGGTTTTTGGCTTAGGCAATCCTGGTCCACGTTATGCTCTTAATAGGCATAACGTGGGCTTTATGTTTGTTGATAAGTACTGTCACTTGAAAAAATGTTTACAGTGGCAGAGAAATTCTTTATACAGCTTCAGCCTTTGTGACCAATTATCCCTAATAAAGCCACTGACTTATATGAATCTAAGCGGAAGGGCTGTGAAGCAAGCACTGAGTGATTTTGATTGCACGATCAATGATATAATTGTTGTATACGATGATGTAGATCTGGCGATTGGAAGAATTCGGATAAGACCCAGTGGAAGCTCAGGTGGCCATAAGGGGCTGCAATCTATAATTGACAATGTAAACACCACTGATTTCATCAGAGTGAGGATTGGTATAGGACCAAAACCCAAAAACGTTGATTTGGTAGATTTTGTTCTTCAAGACTTTGAAGATGAGCAGTTGATTGTATTAGACCGCGTTTTTGATGTTACAGTCAATGCGGTTGAGATGATTATAAATGAAGGTGTTGGTAAGGCAATGTCTGTTTTCAACTCCTATGAGGTGATTTTGTGA